One part of the Athene noctua chromosome Z, bAthNoc1.hap1.1, whole genome shotgun sequence genome encodes these proteins:
- the GAS1 gene encoding growth arrest-specific protein 1 gives MVARSPARHGGGGGRRWPRPAAWLWLAAALGAVWPPRGSLVQGRRLICWQAVLQCQGEPECSYAYSQYTEACAPVLLQQQPPAGGGGDGPAAAAGSAASSRRRCPSHCIAALIQLNHTRRGPALEDCDCAQDENCRATKRAIEPCLPRTSSPASGGPGGGPGGGGGPGVMGCTEARRRCDWDSRCSLALNRYMTYCGKLFNGLRCTPECRAVIEDMLAVPKAVLLNDCVCDGLERPICESVKENMARLCFGADTGGNGAGSSGGSDGGLEEYYDEDYEEEPSQKGRDDAEDNAGAEPGFPVQADSAGRPAVAAWALLASILLSLLPRL, from the coding sequence atGGTGGCCCGCTCTCCCGCTCgtcacggaggcggcggcgggcgccgctGGCCGCGGCCGGCCGCCTGGCTGTGGCTGGCGGCGGCACTGGGCGCCGTGTGGCCGCCGCGGGGCTCGCTGGTGCAGGGCCGGCGGCTGATCTGCTGGCAGGCGGTGCTGCAGTGTCAGGGGGAGCCCGAGTGCAGCTACGCTTACAGCCAGTACACCGAGGCGTGCGCCCCggtgctcctgcagcagcagccgccggcgggcggcggcggggacgggccggCGGCCGCTGCAGGCTCCGCCGCCTCCTCCAGGCGGCGGTGCCCCAGCCACTGCATCGCGGCCCTCATCCAGCTCAACCAcacccggcgcggcccggcgctgGAGGACTGCGACTGCGCGCAGGACGAGAACTGCCGCGCCACCAAGCGCGCCATCGAGCCTTGCCTGCCCCGCACCAGCAGCCCGGCGTCCGGCGGCCctggcggcggccccggcggcggcggcggccccggcgtcATGGGCTGCACGGAGGCGCGGCGGCGCTGCGACTGGGACAGCCGCTGCAGCCTGGCGCTCAACCGGTACATGACCTACTGCGGGAAGCTCTTCAACGGGCTGCGCTGCACGCCGGAGTGCCGCGCCGTCATCGAGGACATGCTGGCCGTGCCAAAGGCCGTGCTGCTCAACGACTGCGTCTGCGATGGGCTGGAGCGGCCCATCTGCGAGTCGGTGAAGGAGAACATGGCCCGCCTCTGCTTCGGCGCGGACACGGGCGGCAACGGCGCCGGCAGCAGCGGCGGCTCGGACGGCGGCCTGGAGGAGTACTACGACGAGGACTACGAGGAGGAGCCGAGCCAGAAGGGGCGGGACGACGCGGAGGACAATGCGGGCGCCGAGCCCGGCTTCCCCGTGCAGGCGGATAGCGCCGGCCGGCCCGCCGTCGCGGCCTGGGCGCTGCTGGCCTCCATCTTGCTGTCGCTGCTGCCGCGGCTCTAG